Genomic segment of Kibdelosporangium phytohabitans:
GCCGGCCCGCATGACCGCGAGGTGACGCTCGAGCAAGAGGGCCAGTGTGGCGTTGGTTTGTGGGTGGCGATGTTCTTCGACTTGGACGACCAGTCGTCGGCGCGCGGCTTCGGCGTCCCGTGCGGCGGTGGGGCCTGCAGGGACGGTCTGGGATAAATAGTGCTCACGGTGCGTGAGTGGGTCGGTGCCCGCGTAGACGCGTACTCGGAGTGATCCGCTGGGGAGCGTGTCGATGCTGCCGCGGGGGCGAGGAGCGCGGGTGGTGGGGGCACGGCCACCTGAGGTCGTGCCACGAGTGCTGGCACGCATGTCCACAATGTACGCCGCAGCAGTGGTGTATGCGCAGGTCAGTCTTTGTGTGGCCGAACTGTGACCGGTGCGTGCGCGAACCGAGCCGATGTAGACACAGTGGTCCTTCTAGGGCGACGTAACACGTGATGGTGTCTACCTGCACATTCAACCTGCTGGACATTTGTGCTGCGAGTGGAGTGGCCAGTGCGGCCACGGGAAGGTCGTTGGCCACGCTGGACAGACGCTGCGGGGCCTGAGATCGCTGATCCAGTTTGGCCAGTTCGGCCATGATGTACAACGTGCTGCTATCGCATAGGGACTCACTCGTCCGAATCAATGGCAATGCAGGTGTCCGGGGTCGTGCTGCGGGGAGGTGGACATGCGGGGCCGTTATCTCCTGCCCCGGCTAGCAGCGCAGCGTTACGTCACGGTGTCAGACTGTCCTGCGCCATCGGTGACGAATCGATCGCCAACTGGCGCCAGAACTGGTGATGCCGGGTGATTGCTGAGGGGCAGTCAGCCAGTGCAGGGCTCCTGGAGGCCAGCTGGCGCCAGCGTGGTCACCAGCAGTCGGGAATGGATCGCCAGCAGCGGTGTTCGGAGGTCGGCCGTCTCGCCGCATATGCGGAACTATGGTGACGGCTGGTGATCGATCAACCAGTCGTCGCCAGCGTCGCCCGGGCCTGGTGAGGTGGCGTGCGCCGGGTGTGTGACGGCGTTACTGCTCTTCCCTGGGGTGGTGGTCGCGTGATCCGGGCGACGTCGACGCAGCTGTCGCGCCGCAGATGGTCACCACGAACTGCTCAGAGGCCTAGCGATTTCGCCATAGATTTGCTCGGGCTCGTAGCCTGCGTACGGATCCTCGTCGGAAAGTTCGAACTCTCCGGGAATCCGGGTCAGTTCGAGCTTGTCGCTGTCGAGGCGCAGGCCGCACAAGGCGCACTCGAAGGCGGAGGGATGGAAGCTGACGACAGCGCCGGGTGCTCCCTCGTCGTCAGGTGCCGCATGCCAATCGACATCGGTGCGCCCATACAGCCGGCCACGCCCTTCACAGGCCGGGCAGAGGCAGCGTGCCTGGCGGGCCGCTACGACAGGACGCAGCTACTCATCACGCCCCAGAACACGCCTCGTCGAAATCCTCGACGACGAGCTCGGCATCGACAGCCACGATGACGTCACCTCCGATTGCTGGGTGAATTCGCCTCAGCGCATGGCGCTTGGATCCGTGGCCCACAGAGCGTTTTCCCTCGGCGTTTGTTGGACAACACGCCTGCCACAGTCATTGTGCGGATGGCCGTTGTCCGGACAGGACGCGGATGATGTCCATCCGCATCTCCGCGGCTGACTGGTAGCGGTTGGCGGCTCCCTTGGCCATGGCCTTGAGCACGATCGCGTCGAGCTGCGGGCTGACCCGGCTGTTGACCTGGGACGGCTTGCGCGGGTCCTCCCGCACGTGCTGGTAGGCCACGGCCACAGGCGAGTCACCCGTGAACGGTGGTTCGCCGGTCAGCAGTTCGAACAGCACGCAGCCGGTCGCGTAGACGTCGCTGCGGGCGTCGGCGGTCTCGCCACGGGCTTGTTCCGGGGGCATATACATCGCGGTGCCGATCACTGTGGTGGTCTGTGTGACGGCCGCCTGGCCGTCGCGCACCGCGCGGGCGATACCGAAGCCGATCACTTTGACCGTACCGGTCTTGGTGATCATCACGTTGGCCGGTTTGACGTTGCGGTGGATGATGCCGTGCCGGTGGGAGAAGTCGAGCGCGGCGCAGAGGTCGGCCATGATCTCCATGGCGCGCCGGCCCGGCAGTGGGCCCTCGGTCTTGACGATGTCGCGCAAGGTCCGGCCGTCGACGTACTCCATCACGATGTACGGCAACGGGCCGTACTCGGTGCGCGTCTCACCGGTGTCGTAGACAGCGACGATGGCGCTGTGGTTGAGCGCGGCCACGTTCTGGGCCTCACGCCGGAAGCGCTCCTGGAACTGCGGGTCCCGTGCCAGGTCGGCACGCAGCACCTTCACCGCGACGTCACGACCGAGCCGAACGTCGCGACCTTTGTGAACCTCGGACATGCTGCCGTAGCCGAGCGTCTCGCCCAACTCGTAGCGGTCGGACAGCATGCGTCCGCCTCGATCGGATATGGACGGCTCTGCGAGTTCTTCGGTGTCGTCCTTCTGGCGGCGCTTTCGCCACGGGATCAGGCGTTTGCGATTTTCCCTCTTTAGTCGTTCTTCTTCGGTGAGTTCGTCGTGAACGGCGGAGAACCGCGCGAGGGTAGCGTCCACCCGGCGGATCTGCTGGATCTCGTCAGAGGTGGCCTCCATTTCTGTGGTGATGCTGATGGCGTCCACGTCCTGCTGCTGGTGTGGCGGTTCGCGCTTGAGCACCGGTGACAGTTCCTCGTGGTCGCGCTGCCCCATCTGGGTAATGGTGTGGGTTTGGCTGGCGAGCAGGCGTTGAAGGCCGGAAGCGGCTTCTGCGAATGGATGCGCGTCGCCCGCTACCAGCGTTGTGGCGTCTGGGTCGACTACTACGGCCGGAAGGCCGAAGGCGAGAACGGTTGCCTCGGGAGCACCAGCAATGTGACGTGTGATGGCGTCGTATGTGTGCCATGCGTCGTGGTAGGTGAGGTGGGCCCGGAGCTGTTCCGCAGCACCGTTATGGAAGGACAACACGGGCTGATCCGCACCTGGGTTCACCGTTTCCAGCAGTCCGCTGACGAGGAACTCAGCCACATCGGACAAGTCCGCGTCGCGTACCGCCGTATGCCGGATGAGGTCCAGCAACGGCAGGCTGAAGCGCGGGAAAGGGGAACACAACACGGCCAGCCGGGCAGCACAGGGCGAAGCCGTGTGCAGGAAGGCGTCGACGCGGTCAGCGACCGGTTTCTCCTCGACAAGCATCGAGGCTGAATCGGTGATCCAGTCCAGGTTCACCAGGATTGCTTCACAGCCGTCAGGTTCCGCGCGCATCAACGCCTTGGCCCACTGGGCGAGACCGGGGGCGGTGAAGCTGGAGAACGGGATCGGCAGCCAGGTTCCGTCCGGTTCGAGTGCCTGCAGGGCAAGGGGGAGGTGGAACCTGAGGGAGTTGCTTCGTGCGCCTGGGAAGGCAGGACGTGCCACTGTGGTGGGTGATGCCAGACCGGAGTAAGGCCACAGATGGGGTGGCAGCGGGTCGATCAGTACCAACGGCGCTGTGGTTGCCAGTGTGTGGACCAGGTGCCATGCGGGTTCTGTTCGCCAGCCCGCGGAAGCGAAGTCGGACAGCAATATCACCAGTCGCCGTCCACCTGGTATGGCCGCGCGGCGAGCTGGGTTGTCGACAGTGCCGTGCTTGTCGGTAAGACAAGCGCTGGAAGGATCGAGATGCCAGACGTAGGTGTTGCGGAACGCGCCGATGCCACGCAGCAGCGCGATGAACGCCGTGATCTCTCTGCGCCACACGGCCATTGACGAAGTTGTGTCAGCGATCACGACCACGTCGAACCAGCGTTCTGGTTCGGGCTTCAGGACTGGGGAGAGGATCCCGCTGCTCGCGTAGGCGTCGACCGTCGCGTCGATGTCCACGATACGTCTCGACCCGTGCAGCCACGGTCGTGTCAGTGGCTGGAGGGCACGAGCGAACAGCTGGGATGCCGTGAACGCCTGCGGTGGCCGGACGACGATCTCGTGGCCGGGGACGCTGTCACGGCCGCCGGGCAGGCGTTGGCGCAGGGTGCCCGGTACGAGCGGGTCTTCGGCGAGCGGTTTCGGGGTGTGCGTCACCGGGTTCGCTGGCTCGGGCTGCCCCGGTGACGGGACCGCGTCCGGTTCCGTCGACCCGAGTTCGTTGCCCGCCATGGTTCCCAGCCACAGGGCGTCAGCGATCGACCACACGTCGAGGTCCGGTTCCGCGGACGTGAGGGCGGCCAGTACCCGGTGGAGCGACTCAGTCATTCGCCAGGTCGCGCAGCAGCAGATCCCGGATCTGGGCTGAGTCGGGCACGTGCGTCTCCCTCAGCACGTAGACCGCGTTGAGCAACTGGTCGATAGCCAGCCGTTCGCCCTGCTCGATTCGTTCGACGAACTCGCCGACCAGTGCGCTGGCCGCGTCCGTACCGCCCAGGTGCGCGCTGATGATCCGCTCCAGCATCCGCACGGTCGGCCGGGGCATGGTGAACCGGATGCACCGGCGGAGGAACGCCTCCGGGAAATCGCGTTCGTCGTTGCTGGTCAACACGATGAACGGGAACTCGCGGCAGCTGATCCGGCCGTTGTGGACCGCGGTGGTCTCGGTGCTGTCCCACAGCCGGACGCCGATCTCGCGGACCGGGTGCCTTGCCAGTTCCGGGATCTCGAACTCGCCGCGTTCCAGCACGTCGAGCAGGTCGCTGGGCAGGTCCATGTCGCTCTTGTCGACCTCGTCGATGAGCAACGCGCGAGGCCGTCCCGACTCAGTCGGCAGAAGTGCGGTCCCCAGCGGCCCCAGTTGGAGGAAATCCGCGATGTCGTCTCGATCGGCTTCGGACGGCGCGTGGGCCAGACGCAGGTTCTGGGCGTGGATCCGGCCGAGCGCGTCGTACCGGTAGAGGGCTTCCTTCAATGTACTGCGCGAGGTCACCTGCCAGCGCAGCACTCGCCCGAGAGCGAGTTCGTGCGCGACCTGCTCGACGACGGTGGACTTGCCGAAACCCGCCGGTCCGCGCAGCAGCAGGGGTCGTCGGAGCAGCACCGCGGCGTTCACCGCCTCCACCAGCCCTGGTGGTGGCTGGAACTGGTGGTGCTGCGACGCGCGCGGGAATGTGCGCCACGGTGGTGCGGGCGGCGGGGTGACCGGTCGTTCGATGCCGTCACCGCGGTAGAAGGGAGCCCACGTCATCGCGACCTGCTCTCGTTGTCGATCATGTCAGGACCGGACTTCCCGGTTGTCGAACCAGCGGCAGAACTCGAGCCAGTCAGCGTCGTGCCAAGCGGTGCGTACGGAAAGCAAACCGGTGGTGCGCCCGTTGGCCTGTTCGCGGAACGCCACCGTGAACTCGCCCGGCAGGGCGTCCCATCGTTTGCGCACCTCGTCTTGCCAGGTCGTGTCGGTCGCACCTGCGGCCGAGGGCCACAGGAGCACCGGCGAATACTGCAGAAGCAGGTCCAGGACCTCGGTGAGGTTGGCCGGGCGGTGATCGATTCCGATCGCACGCGGGAATCCGCCCAGCTTCAGCCGACGGCCGAGCTCGCGGACATCGCGCAGGTCGGCCTGGGTCACCCAGTCGATCGGCACGTCGGGATCGTTGTCGATGCGGTGCACCGCGTCCCGGGCCGAGTCGTTCATCCTCCGCTGGAGTTGCCCCCGCTGGAGTCGTCCGTTCCACTGGGTGAGGACGCTGTGCCGGGCACCCAGCAGGTACTGGCCGTCGTCGACTTCGCGGGGGTTCCAGTCGGCCAGCACGTTTGTGGGCACCGCGATGTCGACACTGCGCAGGTTCTCGCCGGGGCGGCGTTCGCTGTGCGCCCAGGCGAGCGCCCGCACGACCAACTGTTCGGCACTGGTCGGCGATGGACGTGGGCACGTGAACGTCTTCTGCGGCACTGTAGTGGTGCCAGGGCGCAGCAGCCACGCCCGGACGCTCTTCGGCCAGCCCGCCAGCTTGCCGGTCGCGACCAGGACAAGTTTGGGGTCGCTGCGCGTCGGCGTCGCTGCGAGGGCTGTGTACGCGTCGTTGAGCTCAGCGACCAGCCCTCGTGACTGCGCCCACTCCCGCAACCGGGTCTCGCAGGCCGGTGTCCCGGTTTCGATCGCCAGTGCGGTGACCAGCTCGACCAGCGGCTGCCACGGGTTTCCGCCCACCGTGGCCACTCGGAGCGCGGCTTGCTCGAGCAGTTCGACGACGAGCGCGGATCCCGACAGCCGCTGGGTGAAGACCCGGGCCCGCTGTGCGGCACAGCGCAGTGTGCGGGTCGAGACCTCGCCGAAGCCGGTCCGGATCAGGTCCGCGGCACTCAGCGCGAGGGTGATCGCGTCGACCACCCGGACAACGTGTTTGGCCGGGAAGTCGGTCGACAAGGCTGCTACGGCACGTAGTTCACCAAGGGAGGCGGTCGACCATCCCGCGGGACGCGGGTAACCGGGGTCCCACGCGTCGAGGGCCGACTCGAGCTCGGTGCGGCCCAGCCGCCCGATGCTGCCCAGGATCGCTGACGAGGCATGCGTTCGATTGCGTGCCAGCCAGAGGAGTCCGGCGTTCTCACCGCCGAACACGAACTGAGCGGGCTTCTGCCGGGTGAGACTGGCACGCAGCGGGGGAATCAAGTCGTTGGTGAACAACAGTTCGGCGGTACCGCCGATGCCGGTACGCACCAGCCTGGTGAGAGCGAAGGTGAAAGCCATGTCGTACGACCGTTGGTTCGCCGCTGACGACATCAGCACAGCCAGGTCGGTCCGCCCTTGGGCCACACCGCCGACGATGCGTGACACGTCCGGTACGCCCGCACCGGAGTGGCAGGTGTCGAGCACCGCGAGCACGCCCTCGATGCCCAGATGCTGAACGACTTCGCCCAACAGGGCGCCGATGTCGATCCCACCCGTCGGCTTGTCGTGCTCGGTGTTGTGTGCCATGTAGTACAGGGTGGAGTCGCCGACCAGGAAACCGTGGCCGAGGAAAGCCAGGATCAACACGGCGCCCTCGGCGGCCGCACGGTCCGCCGCTGCACGGACGGCTTGACGGATCTCAGTGTCGTTCGCGTCGTGAAGCAACAGTTCACCTGTCGCCGCGCCCAGATCGGGCGCGGCGAGCATGTCGCTGAGCTGCATGGCTGCGGTGTCGAGCCCCGGCAGATGGTCTTCGCCGTCGCACTGGGTGGCGACGACCAGGAAGTGCCGAGGTCGCTGGGCTGTCATCCGCGCAGTGCCTCCACGATCCGCCCTGCGACTTTGGCCTGCGCGAGGTACTTGGTAGCGCTGTGCACCCACAACCCGTCGGAATCCACCCGTTCGCTGGTGGGCACGACACCCGCGGCGTTGACGGCGATGTGCTTGTCCAGCCTCGGGCGGGACACGACGATGTCGTCGCGGTCCCAGAAGTTCAGCCACTGTTCGACGCGGGGCGGCGTCGCAGGTGGGGCCGGGCGCAGCCGGTTCAGCACCACGGCCGCGGTGGCCAGGGGCGAGCCGAGGGTGACGAACAGCTGAACCGGTCGCGCGTACTCGTGCAGCGCCTCGAACGCGACCACCGATCCGAGCGAATGCGCCACCACGACGACTGGCCGGTTGCTCGGCAAGCTCGACAAAACTCTGGCCCGCACGACGACGTCGAGTGAATGTCCGTGCCGAAGCTCCTTACGGCCCAGGTAACGCCCGACTTGGGCGAGAGCGAACAGCAGCCGCCGCTCAGACGTCCACTGACCGGCCCGGCGCAGCGGCTGGATCCGCAGCAGCGACGTCACAGCCGAACCCAGGATCCGCACAACCTGCCCGAAACCCTGTGCCCCCGTGGCGTCAAGCTGCGCTTTCGCCTCGACCAGCGCACTTTTGGTGTGCGGGTCGTCGGTACCCTCGAGCAGCTCGTCCACGATCGTTTCGAGAAACCCCACGAGGAACAGCGCGTCGTCCCCGTCCATGGAATCCGTGGCGCCCTGCGCGCCGCTGTCGATCATCAGGTCGCTGTAGTCGGCGAACCTGATGTCCTGAGCAGCGAGAACACCCGCGAAGTCGCTGTGCCCGGCCTCACGGGCGCCGTTGCTTAACGCCATCAGCCACTCTGTGCGTTCGCGTTCCGCGTCCCGCCTGCCGCCGATCCCGTGCACGAGAACCAGGACAGGAGATAATCCAGCGGCACCAGAGCCGACCATTCAGCCTCCACTGACTTCGCGACCGCGATGATATGACGTGCCCGGTAATCGGTAGACGGCAATGGAGTGTTTCACGCTAGTCCGTTCGGGTGGCGTTCAACTCGGCGCTGGCCTGTCGATGTACTTGTCTAACTGTGCCTGACCTGCATGTGGACACCATAGTTGATCAAATCTGGGTACGTTGTTAAACGGCCTGCCAGGCGGGTACCGTGAACACCTTTTTGAGGTCGCAGTCGCGGGTCAGCTTTAGCAGATCCGGTTTCTCCTTGCGGGGCAGGCGCCGCGCGATGTCGGTCAGGAACGCCATGCTAGAGGCGATCCGTTCGCCATCTGTGTGGTGCACACCGACCGCGGACCGCAATTTCGATCCAGGACGTTCGTGCGTGCGCTGTTGAAATGGGCTGGTGCCCGCGTGGTCGCCAGTGGCGGCGAGCGGGACCAGTCGAGGCGCCCAGAGCCGGGTCGTCGAGGTCGATGTGAAACCGTGGTGAAGGCGACGCTGGACTGGTGACGGGTTGGTGACAGGTCGAACCAGTGGTCACCAGTGCCGCCAGGCCTGGTGAGCTGCAAGTTTTGCCGGGATGCGGGACACCGAGACGGTCAAAGTGCTGTTCAGTCGCGACTATGAAGAGGGCCGTTCGACGGCGCCGCCATGTTTGCCGCGTGTCTGTGATCAATGGTGTCGCTCAGTGGGGTGAATCGCGATCCCCCTGCTCGGAGCCGCTGGAGTGATGGTGCTGCAGCTGGGTGATGGGATGCCATGATGTAAGTGATGTGGCGAGTTGGTAGCTGGGAGGAGGTGCGGGTGTGGCGACGGCGGAACTGGTCGCTGAGTTGGTGCGGGCTCATACCCAGGGCGACGAGCGTCGGTGGCTCAACCTGCTGTCTCAGCTGATCGCGGCCGAGTCTCGTGCTGGGCACACTCGGCAGGCGGCGCGGTTGCGTGAGTTGCTCGCGGAGGCTCGGGAACTGGAGTCGAGCCAGGCGAAACGTGCCGCGACTGGTCGGCCGATCCAGCTGGCGCGTGCTCCTCGTGACCTGGCTGATGTGCTGGACGTTCGCTACAGCGATGTGCGGCTTACTGACCTGGTGCTCTCGTCAACGTTGCGTGACAGCGTTCAACGGGTTCTTGATGAGCAGCGGATGGCGGGCAGGCTCATTGAGCATGGCCTGGCTCCGCGTCGTCGGCTGCTGCTGCATGGGCCGCCGGGGTGCGGTAAGACGATGGCGGCCCATGCGCTGGCTGGTGAGTTGGCGTTGCCGCTGGCTCGTGTACGCCTGGAAGTGTTGTTCAGCCGGTATCTCGGAGAGACGGCTGCGACGCTGACGGATATTTTCGACCACATCAGCCGTGTCCGGGCGGTGTATTTGTTCGACGAGTTCGACGCGTTGGGCAAGCACCGGGGTGACGAGTTCGATGTGGGTGAGGCCAAGCGTGTGGTCGGAACGTTCCTGCAGCTGCTGGACGCCGATGACAGTGACAGCCTGATTGTCGCCGCCACCAACCTCGGTGGTGCGCTGGATCATGCGTTGCTGCGGCGGTTCGATGATGTTCTCGAATTTCCACCGCCGACGGAAGAATCCATCGCCGTTCTGCTGCGTCGGTTGCTCCGTTCTGTGCCGGTTGATGATGACGCTGTGCGTAGATTGGCGCGGCTGGCGCGGGGGTTGTCGTTCGCTGATGTGCGGGTAGCGGTGGACAGTGCGCGGAAGGCCGCCATCCTGAGCGATAGTGAGTATCCGTCGGCCGAATCCATCGCATCTGAACTGAGCTCGCGCGTGCGGGGCGACAGCTTGTGATGGTGCGTGCATGATCCGGACGGGGTTGCCCCTGATCCGTGTGACTCGCGTCGTTGAGGAGGCGTATCGCGGTTTTGGAGGCGGCAAGAAGCGTCCGCCGCCTGCGCGTACCCGGGCGCAGCACGCGGCGAGGCTGCTGCGTTCGCTGGACGTGATCGAGCAGGCCCGGCGCGGCGTTGCCGAGCGGGCACCGGGCAGTGAGGGACAGCTGATCGCCGCCGCTGGCACCAGTGACCTCGCTGACTACGCGAGCAGTCTGGGCGACCGGCGTACCGAGGCCGTGTTGGTCGCCGTGGACCAGGGCCAAGCCTTGGTGCACGTCCGTACCGGCGCTCGGGCGCTGCGCCGCAAGATCGAGAAGTATCGGGATACCACGACGGCGACAGGCGTGCCAGCCAACCAGCCTCTCATCGCGCGTATCGACGACCTGCGAGTCCCCACGCTGGCCGATCTGAGTCTCGGGGAGTTCAGTGGCAACGATATTGAGGCTGGCGGAGCGTATTGGGTGGAGTTGTGGGCGCAGTACCGACTGCGGACAGCCTTCGGCGTCGGTCACCACCAGTCCGGGCATGCGGTGCTCGCCCATCAGCCGCGCCGCTTCCAGTGCGTCGGCATCCAAGCTGGTGACCGGATATGCCTCGGCCATTTCTCGTGCTTGCACATCCGCAGAATACGACCGGGAGAGTGGTCATGCCGATTTCCTCTCGTGGTCTTGACGCGCGCCGGTGGGCAGGTTGTCGGGTGGTTCCACCCGCAGTGCCTTGGCGACGGGGACGTCGGTGGAGGAGTGCAGGACGATCGACAGGGCGATCGTGATGGCGACGAGGTCGAAGATGTGCTCACCCGCGGGGATGCCGGACTGGAGGGCGAGCAGGCCGTAGACCACGGACGCGAAGCCCTTCGGGCCGAACCACGCCGCGGCGGTCCGTTCCCGTTGGGGCAGGCGGGTGCGTAGCAACGACAGGAGCATGCTCGCCGGACGTACGAGAAGGATTGCCAGCGCCGCGACGGCCCAGTCGCCCACGGTCAGATGAGAGATCCGCTCCGGCGTGATCAACGCGCCGAAGACCAGCAGCGCGCCGAACTTGGTCAGCTCGGACAGCAGGTCACCGAGCGGCTCGAAGTGCTCGGCGGCAGTCCGGTCCAGCGTGGCCAGGGTCGACCCGGCGATGAACGCGGCCAGGTACGGATTGGCGTGGGTGAGATGGCAGGACGCGAACAGCGCGATTGCGATCGCCAGTGGTCCGAGCGACTGCAGCCGTGGCTCAGCGGTGAGGATGCGCAACCGCCAGGCCAGCGCGACCGCGGCGGGGATGACGATGCCGAGGACCAGGCCAAGCGCCAGTTCGACGCCGACTTTGCCCAGGTCGGACTCCTGCCCTTTGGCCGTCGCCAGGAAGATCAGCACGAACGGCAGCGCGAGCCCGTCGTTGAGCCCGGATTCCACGTTGAGCAGGCGGCGCAGCCGCAGCGGGACATCGTCACGGCCGACGATCGCGGAGGCGAACACGGGGTCGGTGGGCGACAGGATCGCGCCGAGCAGCAGCGCGGTCGGCCAGTCCAGGCCCGCCAGGAAATGGCCGGGGACGGCGATGCCGATCATGGTCAGTGGCATCGCCAGGCCCAGTGCCCGCCCGGAAAGGCGCCAGCCCTCCTTCAACGCGGGCAGGTTGGCACGTTGACCATCAGTGAACAGAACCGTGAACAGCGCGATGTCGGCCAGGCTCGTGACCAGTGGGCCGGAAGGCGAGATGCTGATCAGGCCGAAACCACCCTGGCCAACCAGTGCGCCCGCGACCAGGAACATCAGCGCGGTCGACAGCACGGTTCTGGCAGCTACACCGGACAACGACACGCTGATCAGCAACACCACGCCGAACGCAAGCACCAGCGCCACGCAGGAGTCTCCCCTCGCCCTACTCCGCTCCACCGTGCAGCGAAGTGCCGACCAGACTTCCCGGCGCACCGCGCGTAAAGATGCCGCAAAAATCGATCAACCGCAAACCAGGCTGCCCGCTATGGCCTGTGTGTCTTTTTTGTAGGAATTGCCGGAGCAGGATGTGAGAGAGTGGCGTCGAACCTGTCGGATGGTGATGTCAGCGACGACGCCCACGCCGCCGAGGAGCAGGTGAGTCTGTGCTGTCGTCGACCAGTTCACGATTGTTTCTGTACATGCTCAGGACAATTGTTGCATGCGTCAAGCGTTCAGAGCTGTTAGCTACTTCTGAAGGAGGCGGTGGCCAAGGACGTCGAATGGCCGACTCTGGTGTTCTTCACCGGGCTGTTCGTGATGGTCGGTGCTCTGGTTAACACCGGGGTCATCGACGTCCTGGCGAAATCAGCTGCCGAGGCCACGGAGGATCGGCTGATGCCGGCCTCCGGCGTGCTGCTGTGGGCGTCCGCGGCGATTCGGCGATCGTCGACAACATTCCCTACGTGGCCACGATGAGCCCGGTGGTGGCCGATTTGGTGCAGTCAAATGGCGGCGGGGATCGGCGCAGGTGTTGTGGTGGGCTTTGGCTTTGGGCGCGGATTTGGGTGGTAATGCCACGGCTGTGGGTGCCTCGGCCAACGTCGTGATGCTGGGGGTCGCGGAGCGCTCCGGCCACAGGATCTCGTTCTGGCAGTTCACCAGGTACGGATTGGTCGTCGCCTTCGTGACCATCGTGATATCGATGGTGTACCTCTGGTTGCGCTACTTCGCTTTCGCCGGGTGATTGCGGGCTCCTGACCTGGTCAGTTCTTGTTTCGTTCCAGGAAGCGCAGCATCACCGCGATCGCCGTGAACCCCACGATCAGGATGATCGGGTAGAGGAGTTCGATCATGCGCTTGTCCATTCTCGCGACAGGCTTCAGTGACTGTCAGCGCACAATACCGTTGCTCACGGTGAGTGGGCAACGGAGCCGGCCACTTCGTCGCCGTTTACTTCGTACCCGTCAAACGGGGCGGGCGTCGGATTCGGTGAGAGACTGTGTCGGCTGATTGATGAAGGGGGAGGTATCGGGGTCGATGGCGGTGGTGGAGGCGGTCGCGGCGGAGGCGGCCAAGCTGGTGTCGGCTGAGCTCGCCGGAGCGGTGCTCAGAGGTGGCAAGCGGCTGGTCAAGCTCGTACGGGAGCGTGCGGGTGGACTGCCGAGCCGTGAGGATCTTGAGCGGCTGCTGGTGGAGCATTTGCGTCGCGATCCGTCCTTCGCGCGTGAGATCGGAGTGCTCGTCGCGGAGACCGTCGAACCGCGGAGCACTCTGGGGTGTGCGGGACCGCCCGAACCGTTCTTCGACCGTGAGGAAGCGCGGGTCATGGCCCCCGCCTCGGGCGTCTTCGTGATCGCGGGGCGCCGCGGAAGTGGACGCCGGTCGCTGGCGTTGAAGATCGCCGCCGACCGGGCAGACCAGTTCTCCTTCGGCGCGATCGAACTGGACCTCGACGACTGGCGTGAGGGGCAGACGCTGGCGGTGTCCCAGGCGAAGCACTACCTGCTGGCTCAGATCGGAATACCGGCTGGAGACATCGCCACGGACTCGCGGGCGCTGGACCAGCAGTTTCTGTCCGCCATGGTGACACGTCGGCTCCTGCTCGTGGTGCACGACGCCCGTGGCGTGAAGGAAATCGAGCCATTCGCGGCAGCGTCGGTCGCCAACCTCGTCCTCGTCACCACGTCCCAGCTCACTGACGATCTGCGGATGGCTTATCGACATCACGTTCTGCTTGAT
This window contains:
- a CDS encoding AAA family ATPase; amino-acid sequence: MTWAPFYRGDGIERPVTPPPAPPWRTFPRASQHHQFQPPPGLVEAVNAAVLLRRPLLLRGPAGFGKSTVVEQVAHELALGRVLRWQVTSRSTLKEALYRYDALGRIHAQNLRLAHAPSEADRDDIADFLQLGPLGTALLPTESGRPRALLIDEVDKSDMDLPSDLLDVLERGEFEIPELARHPVREIGVRLWDSTETTAVHNGRISCREFPFIVLTSNDERDFPEAFLRRCIRFTMPRPTVRMLERIISAHLGGTDAASALVGEFVERIEQGERLAIDQLLNAVYVLRETHVPDSAQIRDLLLRDLAND
- a CDS encoding caspase family protein, whose amino-acid sequence is MTAQRPRHFLVVATQCDGEDHLPGLDTAAMQLSDMLAAPDLGAATGELLLHDANDTEIRQAVRAAADRAAAEGAVLILAFLGHGFLVGDSTLYYMAHNTEHDKPTGGIDIGALLGEVVQHLGIEGVLAVLDTCHSGAGVPDVSRIVGGVAQGRTDLAVLMSSAANQRSYDMAFTFALTRLVRTGIGGTAELLFTNDLIPPLRASLTRQKPAQFVFGGENAGLLWLARNRTHASSAILGSIGRLGRTELESALDAWDPGYPRPAGWSTASLGELRAVAALSTDFPAKHVVRVVDAITLALSAADLIRTGFGEVSTRTLRCAAQRARVFTQRLSGSALVVELLEQAALRVATVGGNPWQPLVELVTALAIETGTPACETRLREWAQSRGLVAELNDAYTALAATPTRSDPKLVLVATGKLAGWPKSVRAWLLRPGTTTVPQKTFTCPRPSPTSAEQLVVRALAWAHSERRPGENLRSVDIAVPTNVLADWNPREVDDGQYLLGARHSVLTQWNGRLQRGQLQRRMNDSARDAVHRIDNDPDVPIDWVTQADLRDVRELGRRLKLGGFPRAIGIDHRPANLTEVLDLLLQYSPVLLWPSAAGATDTTWQDEVRKRWDALPGEFTVAFREQANGRTTGLLSVRTAWHDADWLEFCRWFDNREVRS
- a CDS encoding AAA family ATPase, giving the protein MATAELVAELVRAHTQGDERRWLNLLSQLIAAESRAGHTRQAARLRELLAEARELESSQAKRAATGRPIQLARAPRDLADVLDVRYSDVRLTDLVLSSTLRDSVQRVLDEQRMAGRLIEHGLAPRRRLLLHGPPGCGKTMAAHALAGELALPLARVRLEVLFSRYLGETAATLTDIFDHISRVRAVYLFDEFDALGKHRGDEFDVGEAKRVVGTFLQLLDADDSDSLIVAATNLGGALDHALLRRFDDVLEFPPPTEESIAVLLRRLLRSVPVDDDAVRRLARLARGLSFADVRVAVDSARKAAILSDSEYPSAESIASELSSRVRGDSL
- a CDS encoding cation:proton antiporter — translated: MALVLAFGVVLLISVSLSGVAARTVLSTALMFLVAGALVGQGGFGLISISPSGPLVTSLADIALFTVLFTDGQRANLPALKEGWRLSGRALGLAMPLTMIGIAVPGHFLAGLDWPTALLLGAILSPTDPVFASAIVGRDDVPLRLRRLLNVESGLNDGLALPFVLIFLATAKGQESDLGKVGVELALGLVLGIVIPAAVALAWRLRILTAEPRLQSLGPLAIAIALFASCHLTHANPYLAAFIAGSTLATLDRTAAEHFEPLGDLLSELTKFGALLVFGALITPERISHLTVGDWAVAALAILLVRPASMLLSLLRTRLPQRERTAAAWFGPKGFASVVYGLLALQSGIPAGEHIFDLVAITIALSIVLHSSTDVPVAKALRVEPPDNLPTGARQDHERKSA
- a CDS encoding SLC13 family permease, which gives rise to MAKDVEWPTLVFFTGLFVMVGALVNTGVIDVLAKSAAEATEDRLMPASGVLLWASAAIRRSSTTFPTWPR